In a genomic window of Saccharothrix sp. HUAS TT1:
- a CDS encoding condensation domain-containing protein, with amino-acid sequence MAEPTAFDRITVPFAGPGAGAAPLTWGQKAILHDMRTSDWTYNISGAHQLPGGVAVEEVAERLGRLMGKHPALRTRVVEGDDGVPLQVVFASGEVDLEVLVFADELDRADVVAHGNKLWLEWMATPLEQHTPWPLRMAVLRHRGAAVQVVLTFGHLVADGVGALLLMSDLGLGELADRRVDPDAVLIADLARRERTPRVRRISDRAMEYWAGRLRSLPPSTFGAPGSPDYQPGQRCRNVRFNSPATHLAALAIARRTGADTGPVLLALIAIAIARTTGVNPLTTHVAAGNRYRPGLADVIGTVVQNAVLTLDTDGSVDAVVARARQATTVALMQSYYDPDQLAELTARLDAERGHEARITCRISDRRFSTRTRADARAREAAPTAEEIRAKLPETFLKWHKYVYRWTDQLFVNIEDRPDTVYLQVVSDIDVFAAERVEALLRAVEEVAVEAATGVGTARPSTPDLLVTPR; translated from the coding sequence ATGGCTGAGCCGACCGCCTTCGACCGGATCACCGTGCCGTTCGCCGGACCCGGCGCGGGCGCCGCGCCGCTGACCTGGGGCCAGAAGGCGATCCTGCACGACATGCGGACGAGCGACTGGACCTACAACATCAGCGGGGCCCACCAGCTGCCGGGCGGTGTCGCGGTCGAGGAGGTCGCCGAGCGACTGGGCCGGCTCATGGGCAAGCACCCGGCCCTGCGGACGCGGGTGGTCGAGGGCGACGACGGCGTGCCGCTCCAGGTCGTGTTCGCGTCCGGCGAGGTGGACCTGGAGGTCCTGGTCTTCGCCGACGAGCTGGACCGCGCCGACGTGGTGGCGCACGGCAACAAGCTGTGGCTGGAGTGGATGGCCACCCCGTTGGAGCAGCACACCCCGTGGCCGCTGCGGATGGCCGTGCTGCGGCACCGGGGCGCCGCCGTGCAGGTGGTGCTCACGTTCGGGCACCTGGTGGCCGACGGCGTCGGCGCGCTGCTGCTCATGAGCGATCTCGGCCTCGGCGAGCTGGCCGACCGCCGGGTGGACCCGGACGCGGTGCTGATCGCCGACCTGGCCCGCCGGGAGCGGACGCCGCGGGTGCGGCGGATCAGCGACCGGGCCATGGAGTACTGGGCGGGCCGGCTCCGGTCGCTGCCGCCGTCGACCTTCGGCGCGCCGGGCTCACCGGACTACCAGCCGGGGCAGCGGTGCCGGAACGTGCGGTTCAACTCACCGGCCACCCACCTGGCCGCGCTCGCGATCGCCCGGCGGACCGGCGCCGACACCGGGCCGGTGCTGCTCGCGCTGATCGCCATCGCGATCGCCCGCACCACCGGCGTCAACCCGCTCACCACGCACGTCGCCGCGGGCAACCGGTACCGGCCCGGCCTCGCCGACGTCATCGGCACGGTGGTCCAGAACGCCGTGCTCACGCTCGACACCGACGGCTCGGTGGACGCCGTGGTGGCACGGGCGCGCCAGGCGACGACAGTCGCCCTGATGCAGTCCTACTACGACCCCGACCAACTGGCGGAGCTGACCGCCCGCCTCGACGCCGAGCGCGGTCACGAGGCCCGGATCACCTGCCGGATCAGCGACCGGCGGTTCAGCACCAGGACCCGGGCCGACGCGAGGGCGCGCGAGGCGGCCCCGACGGCGGAGGAGATCCGGGCGAAGCTGCCGGAGACGTTCCTCAAGTGGCACAAGTACGTCTACCGCTGGACCGACCAGCTGTTCGTCAACATCGAGGACCGGCCGGACACCGTCTACCTCCAGGTCGTCAGCGACATCGACGTCTTCGCCGCGGAGCGGGTGGAAGCCCTGCTGCGCGCGGTGGAGGAGGTGGCGGTGGAGGCCGCGACCGGAGTGGGAACAGCGCGACCGTCCACTCCGGATCTCCTGGTCACGCCGAGGTGA
- a CDS encoding class I adenylate-forming enzyme family protein: MSRANLRTALAQDMRVGAGNVLPMLVEHGADPDAPRMTFDVDVDGIPAWTALSLRDLTERVAARAEWFARKGIGRRDPVAIFVTSAADVFLNFFALNHLGAIPALMNGSMPVEVAAEFVRRLGGVGVLLDADHAALRDHELGVPVLGDAAEAGAGDPAKAPPPYRHHDDDPVAITHSSGTTRTPTPVVHSHHSLFAAVRAVRLTEARPHGRVREMSVLPAAHAAGIIVVNQALCNGYELLCLSAQGGPFERSGEVVLDAIERWRPTGVFGFAVTWAELARFDLTERDLGSVRNWSSTGDCAHEPHIRRLVEVGSHPVWTPDGVVDEPGSKFIDTLGSTEMGHSAFAISHRPGTDRYDRCVGKPYPFAEVALLDVTTGEEVPVGQVGQCGLKSPTIAPGYWNDSTATYRNRLNGYYLTGDLMYRDEEGYYYHLDRVNDAIDLGDGDWLYTALSEERVLVSCPDVRDCTVIATRQGDGPPITDVLLVLHEGADPDLDRGDAVRAALGEAVARTVRRVDVVPDGRLTVGPTGKVRKFLMRQRVLADAPRGR, from the coding sequence ATGAGTCGGGCGAACCTGCGCACGGCACTGGCGCAGGACATGAGGGTCGGCGCGGGCAACGTGCTGCCCATGCTGGTCGAGCACGGCGCCGACCCGGATGCCCCGCGGATGACGTTCGACGTCGACGTGGACGGCATCCCCGCGTGGACCGCGCTCTCCCTGCGCGACCTGACCGAGCGGGTCGCGGCGCGGGCGGAGTGGTTCGCCCGCAAGGGGATCGGTCGCCGCGACCCGGTCGCGATCTTCGTGACGTCGGCGGCGGACGTGTTCCTCAACTTCTTCGCGCTCAACCACCTCGGCGCGATCCCGGCGCTGATGAACGGGAGCATGCCGGTCGAGGTCGCGGCCGAGTTCGTCCGCCGGCTGGGCGGGGTGGGCGTGCTGCTCGACGCCGACCACGCCGCGCTGCGGGACCACGAACTCGGCGTGCCGGTCCTCGGCGACGCGGCGGAGGCGGGCGCCGGCGACCCGGCGAAGGCGCCGCCGCCGTACCGGCACCACGACGACGACCCCGTGGCGATCACGCACTCGTCCGGCACCACCCGGACGCCCACCCCGGTCGTGCACTCCCACCACAGCCTGTTCGCCGCCGTGCGCGCGGTGCGGCTCACCGAGGCCAGGCCGCACGGCCGGGTGCGGGAGATGTCCGTGCTGCCCGCCGCGCACGCCGCCGGGATCATCGTGGTGAACCAGGCGCTGTGCAACGGCTACGAGCTGCTGTGCCTGTCCGCGCAGGGCGGTCCGTTCGAGCGCAGCGGCGAGGTCGTCCTGGACGCCATCGAGCGCTGGCGGCCGACCGGCGTGTTCGGTTTCGCGGTGACGTGGGCCGAGCTGGCGCGGTTCGACCTGACCGAGCGCGACCTGGGATCGGTGCGCAACTGGTCCAGCACGGGCGACTGCGCGCACGAGCCGCACATCCGGCGGCTGGTCGAGGTGGGCAGCCACCCCGTCTGGACGCCGGACGGCGTGGTCGACGAGCCCGGCTCGAAGTTCATCGACACGCTCGGGTCGACCGAGATGGGCCACAGCGCGTTCGCCATCAGCCACCGGCCCGGCACCGACCGGTACGACCGCTGCGTCGGCAAGCCGTACCCGTTCGCCGAGGTGGCGCTGCTGGACGTGACGACCGGCGAGGAGGTGCCGGTCGGCCAGGTCGGGCAGTGCGGGTTGAAGTCGCCGACGATCGCGCCGGGCTATTGGAACGATTCGACCGCCACCTACCGCAACCGGCTCAACGGCTACTACCTGACCGGCGACCTGATGTACCGGGACGAGGAGGGCTACTACTACCACCTCGACCGGGTCAACGACGCGATCGACCTCGGCGACGGCGACTGGCTCTACACCGCGCTGTCCGAGGAGCGCGTGCTGGTCAGCTGCCCGGACGTGCGCGACTGCACGGTGATCGCGACCAGGCAGGGGGACGGGCCGCCGATCACCGACGTGCTGCTGGTGCTGCACGAGGGCGCGGACCCCGACCTCGACCGGGGCGACGCGGTCCGCGCCGCGCTCGGCGAGGCGGTGGCGCGCACCGTGCGCCGGGTCGACGTCGTGCCGGACGGCCGGTTGACCGTGGGCCCGACCGGCAAGGTGCGCAAGTTCCTGATGCGGCAACGGGTGTTGGCGGACGCGCCACGCGGGAGGTAG
- a CDS encoding phosphopantetheine-binding protein, whose protein sequence is MTAPDAQLDADLRDRVVAAMTTVLKRLVEREEPITEDMHMADELGVSSSLGLELLLEVEEQVGIQVDVEKMRPDELRTVGELATFIAGNSRPW, encoded by the coding sequence ATGACCGCACCCGACGCCCAGCTCGACGCCGACTTGCGGGACCGGGTGGTCGCGGCCATGACGACCGTGCTCAAGCGGTTGGTGGAGCGAGAAGAGCCGATCACCGAGGACATGCACATGGCCGACGAGCTGGGTGTCAGCTCGTCACTCGGCCTGGAGCTGCTGCTGGAGGTGGAGGAGCAGGTCGGGATCCAGGTCGACGTGGAGAAGATGCGGCCGGACGAGCTGCGCACGGTCGGCGAGCTGGCCACGTTCATCGCCGGCAACAGCCGGCCCTGGTGA
- a CDS encoding thioesterase domain-containing protein: protein MNKAPSSGPGATALPAAEEFAWARQRRADIRAAGGVLDPVLPLRTGGDGPALFCAPPLVGAGWCYLALLPHLAPEHPVYALQSRGLRRPEPLPVDMAELARDFADRIRVTQPHGPYHLFGWSIGGNTAHAIAEELERRGHEVGLLAIADAMPELAHSVSVADDNVWLLCDFVLREFGYQPVVEPDDPDPVTRMLEVVRARPGLGLHEWPDRQLRALPGVIRNNIALAQRHRPGRVRCPVLFFAATDSARTTEEKLASWQDHVGGPVDVITVDAKHEHMLLPAPVARIGAGLTARLAGNPKAPAPTADIRDSLIATAERRT, encoded by the coding sequence GTGAACAAGGCCCCGTCGAGCGGGCCCGGGGCCACCGCGCTGCCCGCGGCCGAGGAGTTCGCGTGGGCCAGGCAGCGGCGGGCGGACATCCGGGCCGCCGGTGGCGTGCTCGACCCGGTGCTGCCGCTGCGGACCGGCGGCGACGGGCCGGCCCTGTTCTGCGCGCCGCCGCTGGTCGGCGCCGGCTGGTGCTACCTGGCCCTGCTGCCGCACCTCGCGCCCGAGCACCCGGTGTACGCGCTGCAGTCGCGCGGCCTGCGCCGGCCGGAGCCGCTGCCGGTCGACATGGCCGAGCTGGCGAGGGACTTCGCCGACCGGATCAGGGTCACCCAGCCGCACGGCCCCTACCACCTGTTCGGCTGGTCCATCGGCGGCAACACGGCGCACGCCATCGCCGAGGAGCTGGAACGCCGGGGCCACGAGGTCGGGCTGCTCGCCATCGCCGACGCCATGCCGGAACTCGCGCACAGCGTCAGCGTGGCCGACGACAACGTGTGGCTGCTGTGCGACTTCGTGCTGCGCGAGTTCGGCTACCAGCCGGTGGTCGAGCCGGACGACCCGGACCCGGTGACCAGGATGCTGGAGGTGGTCCGGGCCCGCCCGGGGCTGGGGCTGCACGAGTGGCCGGACCGGCAGCTGCGCGCGCTGCCGGGGGTGATCCGCAACAACATCGCGCTGGCCCAACGACATCGCCCCGGCCGGGTCCGCTGCCCGGTGCTGTTCTTCGCCGCCACCGACAGCGCGCGGACCACCGAGGAGAAGCTGGCGTCCTGGCAGGACCACGTCGGCGGACCGGTCGACGTGATCACGGTCGACGCCAAGCACGAGCACATGCTGCTGCCCGCGCCGGTCGCGCGGATCGGGGCCGGCCTCACCGCGCGCCTCGCCGGGAACCCGAAGGCGCCCGCACCGACTGCGGACATCCGTGACAGCCTGATTGCCACCGCGGAACGGCGAACCTAG
- a CDS encoding aminotransferase class I/II-fold pyridoxal phosphate-dependent enzyme yields MRYPLSFAQERAWSLGPAANLSRAAWLDGPVDPVALRGAMDVVAARHAALRTGFAVVAGVPEQVVSDVGSVPVDHVVVRDVEQAESVIAELAARPFDLERAPLLRAVLVEVGGDGWLVALVAHRLVADDAALAILLADLSTAHRTGVTALPPPWLDYGDYAVWQRERLSGEELERLLDHWRDVARDAPKPLALPTGHPVERLALTIDGASARWSADVGPATACLAACAVVLARWARQDDVVIGVPVGGRVRVELEPIAGPFADVAPVRVSTAGEPTFGELLVRVRDATAHALSHDEVPLRLLADELGIDLPDAVRFAFPPPGPPAARNGVVLPPTAEADLELHAGEDGVLTLVHRTDAAFADWLLKSVVSVLEHATPGTPVAELPVLPESGEWTAVATASRPSPLGNRPTLPASDPTPTRDQVERTMAAIWAELIHATEPIGADDNLFGHGGGSLTAVRFASRIADTYGVNLPLDRVFTSPTVAALAGIVVGIVAAEQAPASAAENVFDLAADTLFGALEDPALNSMNFLNEVAIRYPDAIQLAAGRPSEEFFDLADVHHYLQVFCRYLADELGRTEEEVRRTVLQYGRTKGIIHELIARNLRLDEGVEVDPESVVVTAGCQEAMFLVLRALRADERDVLLAVSPTYVGLTGAARLVDLPVRPVRTGERGIDLDDLVAVIRRERAAGRRPRACYVMPDFANPSGLSLDVATRRRLLEVAEAEDVLLIEDNPYGLFHGDSARLPTLKALDQGRRVVYLGSFAKSVLPGARVGYVVADQRVAASDGSAGLLADQLSKIKSMVTVNTSPIAQAVVGGKLLANGGRLAGANTRERELYARNLRRLVDGLAERFPDDPEISWTTPAGGFFVVVTVPFEVDDRLLERSARDYGVSWTPMGHFYDGAPGARALRLSCSAVSDAQIGPALDRLAALLNDRRGRLADSPPDAF; encoded by the coding sequence GTGCGGTATCCGCTGTCGTTCGCGCAGGAGCGGGCGTGGTCGCTCGGCCCCGCGGCGAACCTGTCCCGCGCCGCCTGGCTCGACGGCCCGGTGGACCCCGTCGCCCTGCGAGGGGCCATGGACGTCGTGGCCGCCCGGCACGCGGCGCTGCGGACGGGTTTCGCCGTGGTGGCGGGCGTGCCCGAGCAGGTCGTGTCCGACGTGGGCAGCGTGCCGGTCGACCACGTCGTGGTCCGGGACGTCGAGCAGGCCGAGTCCGTCATCGCCGAACTGGCCGCGCGACCGTTCGACCTCGAACGCGCGCCCCTGCTGCGGGCGGTGCTGGTCGAGGTGGGCGGGGACGGGTGGCTGGTGGCGCTGGTGGCGCACCGGCTCGTCGCCGACGACGCCGCGCTGGCGATCCTGCTCGCCGACCTGTCCACCGCGCACCGCACGGGCGTCACGGCCCTGCCGCCACCGTGGCTGGACTACGGGGACTACGCCGTGTGGCAGCGGGAGCGGCTGAGCGGTGAGGAGCTGGAACGCCTGCTGGACCACTGGCGTGACGTGGCGCGCGACGCCCCGAAGCCGTTGGCGCTGCCGACCGGGCACCCCGTCGAGCGGTTGGCGCTGACGATCGACGGGGCGTCGGCCCGGTGGTCGGCGGACGTCGGCCCGGCCACCGCCTGCCTGGCCGCGTGCGCGGTGGTGCTGGCGCGGTGGGCCCGGCAGGACGACGTGGTGATCGGCGTCCCGGTCGGCGGGCGCGTCCGGGTGGAGCTGGAACCGATCGCCGGTCCGTTCGCCGACGTGGCGCCGGTGCGGGTGTCGACGGCCGGTGAGCCGACCTTCGGTGAACTGCTCGTCCGGGTCCGGGACGCCACGGCGCACGCGTTGTCGCACGACGAGGTCCCGCTCCGGCTGCTCGCCGACGAACTGGGGATCGACCTGCCGGACGCGGTGCGGTTCGCCTTCCCGCCACCCGGGCCCCCGGCTGCGCGGAACGGCGTCGTGCTGCCGCCGACCGCCGAAGCCGACCTCGAACTGCACGCCGGCGAGGACGGTGTCCTGACGCTCGTGCACCGCACCGACGCGGCGTTCGCCGACTGGCTGCTCAAATCGGTGGTGTCCGTGCTGGAGCACGCGACCCCGGGCACACCGGTGGCCGAGCTGCCCGTGCTGCCGGAGTCGGGGGAGTGGACCGCCGTGGCGACCGCCTCCCGTCCGTCACCCCTGGGGAACCGCCCCACGCTTCCGGCCTCCGACCCGACGCCGACGCGTGACCAGGTCGAGCGGACCATGGCCGCGATCTGGGCCGAGCTGATCCACGCCACCGAGCCGATCGGCGCGGACGACAACCTGTTCGGCCACGGCGGCGGCTCGTTGACCGCGGTCCGGTTCGCCTCCCGGATCGCCGACACCTACGGCGTCAACCTCCCCCTGGACCGCGTCTTCACCTCGCCGACCGTCGCGGCGCTCGCCGGGATCGTCGTCGGGATCGTCGCCGCCGAGCAGGCGCCCGCCAGTGCCGCCGAAAATGTCTTCGACCTGGCCGCCGACACGTTGTTCGGCGCGCTCGAAGATCCCGCCTTGAACTCGATGAATTTCCTCAACGAGGTGGCGATCCGCTATCCGGACGCGATACAGCTGGCCGCCGGGCGGCCCAGCGAGGAGTTCTTCGACCTGGCCGACGTGCACCACTACCTCCAGGTGTTCTGCCGCTATCTCGCCGACGAACTCGGTCGTACCGAGGAAGAAGTGCGGCGGACCGTATTGCAGTACGGTCGGACCAAGGGCATCATCCACGAACTGATAGCCCGCAACCTCCGGCTGGACGAGGGCGTCGAGGTCGACCCCGAGTCGGTCGTGGTCACCGCGGGCTGCCAGGAGGCCATGTTCCTCGTCCTGCGCGCCCTGCGGGCCGACGAGCGGGACGTGCTGCTCGCCGTGTCGCCGACCTACGTGGGGCTGACCGGCGCGGCGCGGCTGGTCGACCTGCCGGTCCGCCCGGTGCGCACCGGCGAGCGCGGGATCGACCTGGACGACCTGGTCGCGGTGATCCGGCGGGAGCGCGCGGCGGGCCGCCGACCGCGCGCCTGCTACGTGATGCCGGACTTCGCCAACCCGTCCGGCCTGAGCCTGGACGTGGCGACCAGGCGGCGGTTGCTGGAGGTCGCCGAGGCCGAGGACGTGCTGCTGATCGAGGACAACCCGTACGGGCTGTTCCACGGCGACTCGGCCCGGCTGCCCACGCTCAAGGCCCTGGACCAGGGACGACGCGTGGTGTACCTGGGTTCGTTCGCGAAGTCCGTGCTGCCCGGCGCGCGGGTCGGCTACGTGGTCGCCGACCAGCGGGTAGCCGCGTCGGACGGCTCCGCGGGCCTGCTCGCCGACCAGCTGTCGAAGATCAAGAGCATGGTCACGGTGAACACCTCGCCGATCGCGCAGGCCGTGGTCGGCGGCAAGCTGCTGGCCAACGGCGGTCGCCTCGCCGGGGCGAACACCCGGGAGCGGGAGCTGTACGCCCGGAACCTGCGACGCCTGGTGGACGGGTTGGCCGAGCGCTTCCCGGACGACCCGGAGATCAGCTGGACGACGCCCGCCGGCGGGTTCTTCGTCGTGGTCACCGTGCCGTTCGAGGTGGACGACCGGCTCCTGGAGCGCTCGGCGCGGGACTACGGCGTGTCGTGGACGCCAATGGGTCATTTCTACGACGGCGCGCCGGGCGCGCGGGCCCTCCGCCTTTCCTGCAGCGCGGTTTCCGACGCGCAGATCGGTCCCGCGCTGGATCGGCTGGCGGCTTTGCTCAATGACCGTCGCGGCCGATTGGCCGATAGTCCGCCGGACGCGTTCTGA
- a CDS encoding phosphopantetheine-binding protein, with translation MTSEIRQFLFDSLAVMKYSTAEMDDDTVLGPAGADLESLALAELSLRVEDHFGVRFDEDEAEMFAAMTVGEFCAEVERRVQTATAT, from the coding sequence ATGACCTCCGAGATCCGCCAGTTCCTGTTCGATTCGCTGGCGGTCATGAAGTACAGCACCGCCGAGATGGACGACGACACGGTGCTCGGCCCGGCCGGCGCCGACCTCGAATCGCTCGCGCTGGCCGAGCTCTCGCTGCGGGTGGAGGACCACTTCGGCGTCCGGTTCGACGAGGACGAGGCCGAGATGTTCGCCGCCATGACGGTCGGCGAGTTCTGCGCCGAGGTCGAGCGGCGCGTGCAGACCGCAACGGCGACGTGA
- a CDS encoding beta-ketoacyl synthase: MSTGVVVTGIGLVSPVGTAVEEVFEAVCAGRSALVRPPEGHALHGVVDVAAIGPAIDPESVLPPREARVVDRSIVMGVRAAEDALADAGIEVGRDVDPFRVAVVLSGVGGLETLARQAVERSVRGRLGVSPFMLPGVLPNMAAARVAIKFGIRGYTSSSGTACAAGGQSIGEAVRVLRSGEADVVVCGCTEAPLFPTFADAFGNALALARGWPDPTTASRPFDRRRNGFVLGEGAGVLVLERFEFARARGAAVHAGVLGWGATSDAHHPTAPRPDGSSAAESMRIALRGAGLSTGDIDYLNAHGTGTKAGDAAEAVAIRTVFGDGMPPVSSTKGVTGHLLGASGVVEAAIGITALRKGLLPPTANLDDPDPACDLNHVRGEPVTAAVGAVMSNSFGFGGHNVSVIFGSADG, from the coding sequence GTGAGCACGGGCGTCGTCGTGACCGGGATCGGGCTGGTCAGCCCGGTCGGCACGGCGGTGGAAGAGGTGTTCGAGGCGGTCTGCGCCGGTCGTTCCGCACTGGTGCGCCCGCCCGAGGGCCACGCGCTGCACGGCGTCGTGGACGTGGCGGCGATCGGTCCGGCCATCGACCCCGAGAGCGTCCTCCCGCCGCGGGAGGCCAGGGTGGTCGACCGCTCGATCGTGATGGGCGTGCGGGCTGCCGAAGACGCGCTGGCCGACGCCGGGATCGAGGTCGGCCGGGACGTCGACCCGTTCCGCGTCGCGGTCGTGCTCTCCGGTGTCGGCGGCCTGGAAACCCTTGCGCGGCAGGCCGTCGAGCGGTCGGTGCGCGGTCGCCTCGGCGTCAGCCCGTTCATGCTGCCCGGCGTGCTGCCGAACATGGCGGCGGCCCGGGTCGCCATCAAGTTCGGCATCCGCGGGTACACCTCCTCGTCCGGCACGGCGTGCGCGGCGGGCGGGCAGTCGATCGGCGAGGCGGTGCGCGTCCTCCGGTCCGGCGAGGCCGACGTGGTGGTGTGCGGGTGCACCGAGGCCCCGCTGTTCCCGACGTTCGCCGACGCCTTCGGCAACGCCCTCGCGCTCGCCCGCGGCTGGCCCGATCCCACCACCGCCAGTCGGCCGTTCGACCGGCGGCGCAACGGTTTCGTGCTCGGCGAGGGCGCCGGGGTGCTCGTGCTCGAACGGTTCGAGTTCGCGCGGGCGCGCGGCGCGGCGGTCCACGCCGGCGTGCTCGGCTGGGGCGCTACCAGCGACGCCCACCACCCGACCGCGCCCCGGCCGGACGGCTCCAGCGCGGCGGAGAGCATGCGGATCGCACTCCGGGGCGCCGGGCTGTCCACAGGGGACATCGACTACCTCAACGCGCACGGCACCGGCACGAAGGCCGGGGACGCCGCCGAGGCGGTGGCGATCAGGACCGTGTTCGGCGACGGGATGCCGCCGGTCAGCTCGACCAAGGGCGTCACCGGGCACCTGCTCGGCGCGTCCGGCGTGGTGGAGGCCGCGATCGGCATCACGGCCCTGCGCAAGGGCCTGCTGCCGCCGACCGCCAACCTGGACGACCCGGACCCGGCCTGCGACCTCAACCACGTGCGCGGCGAGCCGGTGACCGCGGCGGTCGGCGCGGTCATGTCCAACTCGTTCGGGTTCGGCGGCCACAACGTCAGCGTGATCTTCGGGAGTGCCGATGGCTGA
- a CDS encoding 3-oxoacyl-[acyl-carrier-protein] synthase III C-terminal domain-containing protein, with product MTALDAVSVHTPAFRVPIEDLADPLGLTDVQVRLFRRFHGLDQVRFDPERSAADLLRAAVAGLAALRGQEHRVRYVVHGRAMPVVAPHPHNALHEVCHEFGLGHALAFTVTQQGCASGLLAVELAGRLLAGDPADDALALVLTGEKAFTRDARLLPGTSLFGEGASACLVSADGPRDRMLSFACAQRGEFDTEFGESAERFQREYRPALAEVIHRAVADAGLALDDIRLVLPHNVNVVTWQRLCLLVGFPVQRVLLSNVPDNGHLFCSDAFANYRTAVERDLLREGDHYLIATVGAGAGATFSAMVFQH from the coding sequence GTGACCGCTCTCGACGCGGTGTCGGTGCACACACCGGCTTTCCGCGTTCCCATCGAGGACCTGGCCGACCCGCTCGGGCTGACCGACGTCCAAGTGCGGCTCTTCCGCCGGTTCCACGGCCTGGACCAGGTCCGCTTCGACCCCGAGCGGTCGGCGGCCGACCTGCTGCGCGCCGCCGTCGCCGGGCTCGCCGCGTTGCGCGGCCAGGAGCACCGGGTCCGCTACGTCGTCCACGGCCGCGCGATGCCGGTCGTCGCGCCACACCCGCACAACGCGCTGCACGAGGTGTGCCACGAGTTCGGGCTCGGTCACGCCCTCGCTTTCACCGTCACGCAACAGGGTTGTGCGAGCGGGTTGCTGGCGGTCGAGCTGGCCGGGCGGTTGCTCGCCGGTGACCCGGCGGACGACGCGCTGGCGCTGGTGCTGACGGGCGAGAAGGCGTTCACCCGGGACGCGCGGCTGCTGCCGGGCACGTCGCTGTTCGGCGAGGGCGCGTCCGCGTGCCTGGTGAGCGCCGACGGCCCGCGCGACCGGATGCTCTCCTTCGCGTGCGCCCAGCGCGGCGAGTTCGACACCGAGTTCGGCGAGAGCGCCGAGCGGTTCCAGCGCGAGTACCGCCCGGCGCTGGCCGAGGTGATCCACCGGGCCGTGGCGGACGCCGGCCTCGCGCTGGACGACATCCGGCTGGTGCTGCCGCACAACGTGAACGTGGTGACCTGGCAGCGCCTGTGCCTGCTGGTGGGCTTCCCGGTCCAGCGCGTGCTGCTGTCGAACGTGCCCGACAACGGCCACCTGTTCTGCTCGGACGCGTTCGCCAACTACCGCACCGCCGTGGAGCGCGACCTGCTGCGCGAAGGCGACCACTACCTCATCGCGACCGTCGGCGCCGGAGCGGGCGCGACGTTCTCCGCGATGGTGTTCCAGCACTGA
- a CDS encoding glycosyltransferase, which translates to MSRFLLVVLPLQGHLYPMLAIGQELVRAGHEVVWCGPRDVLRPLVGPDATVHPTGARTYRRHDEVGMAGVRAMWDGYLIPFTRFTLGPVEAAVVEHRPDVVVTEQYALAGGLVAHRHGIPWATLCTGTLELTPPADLVGFDDYVAAKVAQSLEMAGLAGEPLDPRFSPHLVIALMTRGLVGDVELPERCVLTGSALGPRPNAPDFPWHAWDPDRRHVLVTVGTLVGHMVGDFYERAAAVLAPMADEVQAVFVTSGVAASSLPENVIAAELVPMLDLVPKLDALVCHAGGAVNEALTFGVPMVVAPVRAEQVALARQVARSGAGVEVSILDATVAELDAAVRAVLDDPGYRRHARRIAGEFAAAGGAASAAAHLVALASGVTEPVAGAGRAVG; encoded by the coding sequence GTGTCGCGGTTCCTGCTGGTCGTACTGCCGCTGCAAGGTCACCTCTACCCCATGCTCGCGATCGGGCAGGAACTCGTCCGCGCGGGCCACGAAGTCGTCTGGTGCGGTCCGCGGGACGTGCTGCGCCCGCTGGTCGGTCCGGATGCGACGGTGCACCCCACCGGCGCGCGGACCTACCGCCGCCACGACGAGGTCGGCATGGCCGGCGTGCGGGCGATGTGGGACGGCTACCTGATCCCGTTCACCCGCTTCACCCTCGGCCCGGTCGAGGCGGCGGTGGTCGAGCACCGGCCCGACGTCGTGGTGACCGAGCAGTACGCGCTGGCCGGCGGGTTGGTGGCGCACCGCCACGGCATCCCGTGGGCGACGCTGTGCACCGGCACGCTGGAGCTGACCCCGCCCGCCGACCTGGTCGGCTTCGACGACTACGTGGCCGCGAAGGTGGCGCAGTCGCTGGAGATGGCGGGGCTGGCCGGGGAGCCGTTGGACCCCAGGTTCTCGCCGCACCTGGTGATCGCCCTGATGACCAGGGGCCTCGTGGGCGACGTCGAGCTGCCGGAGCGCTGCGTGCTCACCGGATCGGCGCTCGGACCCCGGCCGAACGCGCCGGACTTCCCCTGGCACGCCTGGGATCCAGACCGGCGGCACGTGCTGGTGACGGTCGGCACCCTGGTCGGGCACATGGTCGGCGACTTCTACGAGCGGGCGGCGGCCGTGCTCGCGCCCATGGCGGACGAGGTGCAGGCGGTGTTCGTCACCTCGGGGGTGGCCGCGTCGTCGTTGCCGGAGAACGTGATCGCGGCCGAGCTGGTGCCGATGCTCGACCTGGTGCCGAAGCTGGACGCCCTGGTGTGCCACGCCGGAGGCGCGGTCAACGAAGCGCTCACCTTCGGGGTCCCGATGGTCGTCGCGCCGGTGCGGGCGGAGCAGGTGGCGCTGGCGCGGCAGGTCGCGAGGTCGGGCGCGGGCGTGGAAGTGTCGATCCTGGACGCCACGGTGGCCGAGTTGGACGCGGCCGTGCGGGCGGTCCTGGACGACCCGGGCTACCGCCGCCACGCGCGCCGGATCGCCGGGGAGTTCGCCGCCGCCGGGGGAGCGGCCTCGGCCGCCGCGCACCTGGTCGCCCTGGCGTCGGGCGTCACCGAGCCGGTGGCGGGCGCCGGGAGGGCGGTCGGGTGA